From Myotis daubentonii chromosome 15, mMyoDau2.1, whole genome shotgun sequence, one genomic window encodes:
- the UTP4 gene encoding U3 small nucleolar RNA-associated protein 4 homolog isoform X5, with protein MGEFKVHRVRFFNYVPSGIRCVAYNNQSNRLAVSRTDGTVEIYNLSANYFQEKFFPGHESRATEALCWAKGQRLFSAGLNGEIIEYDLQALNIKYSMDAFGGPIWSMAASPSGSQLLVGCEDGSVKLFQINPDKIQFERNFDRQKSRILSLSWHPSGTHIAAGSIDCISVFDVKSGSAIHKMLVDRQYMGVSKRKCIIWGVAFLSDGTVISVDSAGKVQFWDSATGTLVKTHLVANADVQSIAVSDQEDSFVVGTAEGTVFHFQLVSVTSNSSEKQWVRTKPFQHHTHDVRTVAHSPTALISGGTDTHLVIRPLMEKVEVKNYDAALRKITFPHRRLISCSKKRQLLLFQFSHHLDLWRLGSTVATGKTSGKFLVPGKHGDTLPLSKDADHLLHLKTKVSKMPAFLRSAVQILFSEDSTKLFVASNQGSLHIIRLLEGSFKHLHTFQAQSGTVESMCLLAVSPDGNWLAASGTSAGVHVYNVKRLKLHCTVPAYNFPVTALAIAPKTNNLVIAHSDQQIFEYSIPDKQYTEWSRTIQKQGFHYLWLQRDTPITHISFHPKRPMHILLHDAYMFCIIDKSLPLPNDKTLLYNPLPPTNESDVIRRRTAHAFKISKRYKPLLFMDLLDERTLVAVERPLDDIIAQLPPPIKKKKFGT; from the exons ATGGGTGAATTTAAAGTCCATCGAGTTCgtttctttaattatgttccatcaGGGATCCGCTGTGTGGCTTACAATAACCAGTCAAACAGATTGGCTGTTTCAAGAACAGATGGCACTGTGGAAATATATAACTTGTCAGCAAACTACTTTCAGGAGAAA TTTTTCCCAGGTCATGAGTCTCGAGCTACGGAAGCTTTGTGTTGGGCAAAAGGACAGCGACTCTTTAGTGCTGGACTCAACGGAGAGATTATCGAGTATGATTTGCAGGCCTTAAACATCAAGTATTCTATGGATGCCTTCGGAGGACCCATTTGGAgcatggctgccagccccagTGGCTCTCAACTTTTG GTTGGTTGTGAAGATGGATCTGTGAAACTATTTCAAATCAACCCAGACAAAATCCAGTTTGAAAGAAATTTTGATCGGCAGAAAA GTCGCATCCTGAGTCTCAGCTGGCATCCCTCTGGTACCCACATTGCAGCTGGCTCCATAGACTGCATTAGTGTGTTTGATGTCAAATCAG ggAGCGCTATTCATAAGATGCTCGTGGATAGGCAGTATATGGGTGTGTCTAAGCGGAAGTGTATCATATGGGGTGTGGCCTTCTTGTCCGATGGCACTGTCATCAGTGTGGACTCTGCTGGGAAGGTGCAGTTCTGGGACTCAGCTACTGGGACACTTGTGAAGACCCATCTCGTTGCAAACGCTGATGTGCAGTCCATTGCTGTCTCTGAT CAAGAAGACAGTTTCGTGGTGGGCACAGCCGAGGGGACAGTATTCCATTTTCAGCTGGTCTCTGTGACTTCCAACAGCAGCGAGAAGCAGTGGGTGCGGACAAAGCCATTCCAGCATCACACTCACGACGTGCGAACCGTGGCCCACAGCCCGACAGCACTGATATCTGGAG gCACTGACACCCACTTAGTCATTCGTCCTCTCATGGAGAAAGTGGAGGTAAAGAATTATGATGCTGCTCTCCGAAAAATCACTTTTCCCCAT CGACGTCTCATTTCCTGTTCAAAAAAGAGACAGCTTCTCCTCTTCCAGTTTTCTCATCACTTGGATCTTTGGCGACTTGGATCTACAGTTGCAACAG GAAAAACCTCAGGGAAATTTCTTGTTCCAGGAAAACATGGGGatacccttccactctctaaagatGCAGATCATTTACTGCACCTCAAAACAAAG GTTTCCAAAATGCCAGCGTTCCTTCGCTCTGCTGTTCAGATTTTGTTTTCTGAAGATTCAACAAAGCTCTTTGTGGCTTCAAATCAAGGGTCTCTGCATATCATTCGGCTGTTGGAAGGAAGCTTCAAGCACCTGCATACTTTTCAGGCTCAGTCAG GGACAGTGGAATCCATGTGTCTTTTGGCAGTCAGTCCAGATGGGAATTGGTTAGCTGCATCTGGCACCAGTGCTGGAGTCCATGTGTACAATGTGAAACGTCTAAAG CTTCACTGCACGGTTCCTGCTTACAATTTCCCTGTGACTGCTCTGGCCATAGCCCCCAAAACCAACAACCTGGTCATCGCTCATTCTGACCAGCAG ATATTTGAATATAGCATCCCAGACAAACAGTATACAGAGTGGAGCCGGACCATCCAGAAGCAGGGGTTTCATTACCTTTGGCTCCAAAGGGATACGCCCATCACACACATCAGTTTTCATCCCAAGAGACCAATGCACATTCTTCTCCACGATGCCTACATGTTCTGCATCATCGACAAGTCGTTG CCTCTTCCAAATGACAAAACCTTGCTGTACAATCCACTTCCTCCCACAAATGAATCAGATGTCATCAGGAGGCGCACAGCCCATGCCTTTAAAATTTCTAAGAGATATAAG CCTCTACTATTCATGGATCTTTTGGATGAAAGAACACTGGTGGCAGTAGAAAGGCCCCTGGATGACATCATCGCTCAACTCCCACCACCcatcaaaaagaagaaatttggGACCTAA
- the UTP4 gene encoding U3 small nucleolar RNA-associated protein 4 homolog isoform X2, with amino-acid sequence MGEFKVHRVRFFNYVPSGIRCVAYNNQSNRLAVSRTDGTVEIYNLSANYFQEKFFPGHESRATEALCWAKGQRLFSAGLNGEIIEYDLQALNIKYSMDAFGGPIWSMAASPSGSQLLVGCEDGSVKLFQINPDKIQFERNFDRQKSRILSLSWHPSGTHIAAGSIDCISVFDVKSGSAIHKMLVDRQYMGVSKRKCIIWGVAFLSDGTVISVDSAGKVQFWDSATGTLVKTHLVANADVQSIAVSDQEDSFVVGTAEGTVFHFQLVSVTSNSSEKQWVRTKPFQHHTHDVRTVAHSPTALISGGTDTHLVIRPLMEKVEVKNYDAALRKITFPHRRLISCSKKRQLLLFQFSHHLDLWRLGSTVATGGKTSGKFLVPGKHGDTLPLSKDADHLLHLKTKGPENIICSCVSPCGSWIAYSTASRFFLCRLNYEHNNISLHRVSKMPAFLRSAVQILFSEDSTKLFVASNQGSLHIIRLLEGSFKHLHTFQAQSGTVESMCLLAVSPDGNWLAASGTSAGVHVYNVKRLKLHCTVPAYNFPVTALAIAPKTNNLVIAHSDQQIFEYSIPDKQYTEWSRTIQKQGFHYLWLQRDTPITHISFHPKRPMHILLHDAYMFCIIDKSLPLPNDKTLLYNPLPPTNESDVIRRRTAHAFKISKRYKPLLFMDLLDERTLVAVERPLDDIIAQLPPPIKKKKFGT; translated from the exons ATGGGTGAATTTAAAGTCCATCGAGTTCgtttctttaattatgttccatcaGGGATCCGCTGTGTGGCTTACAATAACCAGTCAAACAGATTGGCTGTTTCAAGAACAGATGGCACTGTGGAAATATATAACTTGTCAGCAAACTACTTTCAGGAGAAA TTTTTCCCAGGTCATGAGTCTCGAGCTACGGAAGCTTTGTGTTGGGCAAAAGGACAGCGACTCTTTAGTGCTGGACTCAACGGAGAGATTATCGAGTATGATTTGCAGGCCTTAAACATCAAGTATTCTATGGATGCCTTCGGAGGACCCATTTGGAgcatggctgccagccccagTGGCTCTCAACTTTTG GTTGGTTGTGAAGATGGATCTGTGAAACTATTTCAAATCAACCCAGACAAAATCCAGTTTGAAAGAAATTTTGATCGGCAGAAAA GTCGCATCCTGAGTCTCAGCTGGCATCCCTCTGGTACCCACATTGCAGCTGGCTCCATAGACTGCATTAGTGTGTTTGATGTCAAATCAG ggAGCGCTATTCATAAGATGCTCGTGGATAGGCAGTATATGGGTGTGTCTAAGCGGAAGTGTATCATATGGGGTGTGGCCTTCTTGTCCGATGGCACTGTCATCAGTGTGGACTCTGCTGGGAAGGTGCAGTTCTGGGACTCAGCTACTGGGACACTTGTGAAGACCCATCTCGTTGCAAACGCTGATGTGCAGTCCATTGCTGTCTCTGAT CAAGAAGACAGTTTCGTGGTGGGCACAGCCGAGGGGACAGTATTCCATTTTCAGCTGGTCTCTGTGACTTCCAACAGCAGCGAGAAGCAGTGGGTGCGGACAAAGCCATTCCAGCATCACACTCACGACGTGCGAACCGTGGCCCACAGCCCGACAGCACTGATATCTGGAG gCACTGACACCCACTTAGTCATTCGTCCTCTCATGGAGAAAGTGGAGGTAAAGAATTATGATGCTGCTCTCCGAAAAATCACTTTTCCCCAT CGACGTCTCATTTCCTGTTCAAAAAAGAGACAGCTTCTCCTCTTCCAGTTTTCTCATCACTTGGATCTTTGGCGACTTGGATCTACAGTTGCAACAG GAGGAAAAACCTCAGGGAAATTTCTTGTTCCAGGAAAACATGGGGatacccttccactctctaaagatGCAGATCATTTACTGCACCTCAAAACAAAG GGTCCCGAGAACATTATTTGCAGCTGTGTATCCCCATGTGGAAGTTGGATAGCATATTCCACAGCTTCTCGGTTTTTTCTCTGTCGGTTGAATTATGAACACAACAACATAAGCCTCCACAGG GTTTCCAAAATGCCAGCGTTCCTTCGCTCTGCTGTTCAGATTTTGTTTTCTGAAGATTCAACAAAGCTCTTTGTGGCTTCAAATCAAGGGTCTCTGCATATCATTCGGCTGTTGGAAGGAAGCTTCAAGCACCTGCATACTTTTCAGGCTCAGTCAG GGACAGTGGAATCCATGTGTCTTTTGGCAGTCAGTCCAGATGGGAATTGGTTAGCTGCATCTGGCACCAGTGCTGGAGTCCATGTGTACAATGTGAAACGTCTAAAG CTTCACTGCACGGTTCCTGCTTACAATTTCCCTGTGACTGCTCTGGCCATAGCCCCCAAAACCAACAACCTGGTCATCGCTCATTCTGACCAGCAG ATATTTGAATATAGCATCCCAGACAAACAGTATACAGAGTGGAGCCGGACCATCCAGAAGCAGGGGTTTCATTACCTTTGGCTCCAAAGGGATACGCCCATCACACACATCAGTTTTCATCCCAAGAGACCAATGCACATTCTTCTCCACGATGCCTACATGTTCTGCATCATCGACAAGTCGTTG CCTCTTCCAAATGACAAAACCTTGCTGTACAATCCACTTCCTCCCACAAATGAATCAGATGTCATCAGGAGGCGCACAGCCCATGCCTTTAAAATTTCTAAGAGATATAAG CCTCTACTATTCATGGATCTTTTGGATGAAAGAACACTGGTGGCAGTAGAAAGGCCCCTGGATGACATCATCGCTCAACTCCCACCACCcatcaaaaagaagaaatttggGACCTAA
- the UTP4 gene encoding U3 small nucleolar RNA-associated protein 4 homolog isoform X7, whose translation MAAAERGAARPTGDKRTSRRRRRRREHCLRTSGLAPRALPGQGTRVRARGAGAERASARRRVRIRCVAYNNQSNRLAVSRTDGTVEIYNLSANYFQEKFFPGHESRATEALCWAKGQRLFSAGLNGEIIEYDLQALNIKYSMDAFGGPIWSMAASPSGSQLLVGCEDGSVKLFQINPDKIQFERNFDRQKSRILSLSWHPSGTHIAAGSIDCISVFDVKSGSAIHKMLVDRQYMGVSKRKCIIWGVAFLSDGTVISVDSAGKVQFWDSATGTLVKTHLVANADVQSIAVSDQEDSFVVGTAEGTVFHFQLVSVTSNSSEKQWVRTKPFQHHTHDVRTVAHSPTALISGGTDTHLVIRPLMEKVEVKNYDAALRKITFPHRRLISCSKKRQLLLFQFSHHLDLWRLGSTVATGKHGDTLPLSKDADHLLHLKTKGPENIICSCVSPCGSWIAYSTASRFFLCRLNYEHNNISLHRVSKMPAFLRSAVQILFSEDSTKLFVASNQGSLHIIRLLEGSFKHLHTFQAQSGTVESMCLLAVSPDGNWLAASGTSAGVHVYNVKRLKLHCTVPAYNFPVTALAIAPKTNNLVIAHSDQQIFEYSIPDKQYTEWSRTIQKQGFHYLWLQRDTPITHISFHPKRPMHILLHDAYMFCIIDKSLPLPNDKTLLYNPLPPTNESDVIRRRTAHAFKISKRYKPLLFMDLLDERTLVAVERPLDDIIAQLPPPIKKKKFGT comes from the exons ATGGCGGCCGCCGAGCGCGGCGCCGCGCGGCCAACGGGCGACAAACGAACCTCCCGCCGCCGTCGCCGCCGCCGCGAGCACTGCCTGCGCACTTCCGGCCTTGCGCCGCGAGCACTTCCGGGGCAGGGCACGCGAGTGCGCGCACGTGGGGCCGGGGCGGAGAGAGCGAGCGCCCGTCGGCGGGTGA GGATCCGCTGTGTGGCTTACAATAACCAGTCAAACAGATTGGCTGTTTCAAGAACAGATGGCACTGTGGAAATATATAACTTGTCAGCAAACTACTTTCAGGAGAAA TTTTTCCCAGGTCATGAGTCTCGAGCTACGGAAGCTTTGTGTTGGGCAAAAGGACAGCGACTCTTTAGTGCTGGACTCAACGGAGAGATTATCGAGTATGATTTGCAGGCCTTAAACATCAAGTATTCTATGGATGCCTTCGGAGGACCCATTTGGAgcatggctgccagccccagTGGCTCTCAACTTTTG GTTGGTTGTGAAGATGGATCTGTGAAACTATTTCAAATCAACCCAGACAAAATCCAGTTTGAAAGAAATTTTGATCGGCAGAAAA GTCGCATCCTGAGTCTCAGCTGGCATCCCTCTGGTACCCACATTGCAGCTGGCTCCATAGACTGCATTAGTGTGTTTGATGTCAAATCAG ggAGCGCTATTCATAAGATGCTCGTGGATAGGCAGTATATGGGTGTGTCTAAGCGGAAGTGTATCATATGGGGTGTGGCCTTCTTGTCCGATGGCACTGTCATCAGTGTGGACTCTGCTGGGAAGGTGCAGTTCTGGGACTCAGCTACTGGGACACTTGTGAAGACCCATCTCGTTGCAAACGCTGATGTGCAGTCCATTGCTGTCTCTGAT CAAGAAGACAGTTTCGTGGTGGGCACAGCCGAGGGGACAGTATTCCATTTTCAGCTGGTCTCTGTGACTTCCAACAGCAGCGAGAAGCAGTGGGTGCGGACAAAGCCATTCCAGCATCACACTCACGACGTGCGAACCGTGGCCCACAGCCCGACAGCACTGATATCTGGAG gCACTGACACCCACTTAGTCATTCGTCCTCTCATGGAGAAAGTGGAGGTAAAGAATTATGATGCTGCTCTCCGAAAAATCACTTTTCCCCAT CGACGTCTCATTTCCTGTTCAAAAAAGAGACAGCTTCTCCTCTTCCAGTTTTCTCATCACTTGGATCTTTGGCGACTTGGATCTACAGTTGCAACAG GAAAACATGGGGatacccttccactctctaaagatGCAGATCATTTACTGCACCTCAAAACAAAG GGTCCCGAGAACATTATTTGCAGCTGTGTATCCCCATGTGGAAGTTGGATAGCATATTCCACAGCTTCTCGGTTTTTTCTCTGTCGGTTGAATTATGAACACAACAACATAAGCCTCCACAGG GTTTCCAAAATGCCAGCGTTCCTTCGCTCTGCTGTTCAGATTTTGTTTTCTGAAGATTCAACAAAGCTCTTTGTGGCTTCAAATCAAGGGTCTCTGCATATCATTCGGCTGTTGGAAGGAAGCTTCAAGCACCTGCATACTTTTCAGGCTCAGTCAG GGACAGTGGAATCCATGTGTCTTTTGGCAGTCAGTCCAGATGGGAATTGGTTAGCTGCATCTGGCACCAGTGCTGGAGTCCATGTGTACAATGTGAAACGTCTAAAG CTTCACTGCACGGTTCCTGCTTACAATTTCCCTGTGACTGCTCTGGCCATAGCCCCCAAAACCAACAACCTGGTCATCGCTCATTCTGACCAGCAG ATATTTGAATATAGCATCCCAGACAAACAGTATACAGAGTGGAGCCGGACCATCCAGAAGCAGGGGTTTCATTACCTTTGGCTCCAAAGGGATACGCCCATCACACACATCAGTTTTCATCCCAAGAGACCAATGCACATTCTTCTCCACGATGCCTACATGTTCTGCATCATCGACAAGTCGTTG CCTCTTCCAAATGACAAAACCTTGCTGTACAATCCACTTCCTCCCACAAATGAATCAGATGTCATCAGGAGGCGCACAGCCCATGCCTTTAAAATTTCTAAGAGATATAAG CCTCTACTATTCATGGATCTTTTGGATGAAAGAACACTGGTGGCAGTAGAAAGGCCCCTGGATGACATCATCGCTCAACTCCCACCACCcatcaaaaagaagaaatttggGACCTAA
- the UTP4 gene encoding U3 small nucleolar RNA-associated protein 4 homolog isoform X6, with translation MGEFKVHRVRFFNYVPSGIRCVAYNNQSNRLAVSRTDGTVEIYNLSANYFQEKFFPGHESRATEALCWAKGQRLFSAGLNGEIIEYDLQALNIKYSMDAFGGPIWSMAASPSGSQLLVGCEDGSVKLFQINPDKIQFERNFDRQKSRILSLSWHPSGTHIAAGSIDCISVFDVKSGSAIHKMLVDRQYMGVSKRKCIIWGVAFLSDGTVISVDSAGKVQFWDSATGTLVKTHLVANADVQSIAVSDQEDSFVVGTAEGTVFHFQLVSVTSNSSEKQWVRTKPFQHHTHDVRTVAHSPTALISGGTDTHLVIRPLMEKVEVKNYDAALRKITFPHRRLISCSKKRQLLLFQFSHHLDLWRLGSTVATGKHGDTLPLSKDADHLLHLKTKVSKMPAFLRSAVQILFSEDSTKLFVASNQGSLHIIRLLEGSFKHLHTFQAQSGTVESMCLLAVSPDGNWLAASGTSAGVHVYNVKRLKLHCTVPAYNFPVTALAIAPKTNNLVIAHSDQQIFEYSIPDKQYTEWSRTIQKQGFHYLWLQRDTPITHISFHPKRPMHILLHDAYMFCIIDKSLPLPNDKTLLYNPLPPTNESDVIRRRTAHAFKISKRYKPLLFMDLLDERTLVAVERPLDDIIAQLPPPIKKKKFGT, from the exons ATGGGTGAATTTAAAGTCCATCGAGTTCgtttctttaattatgttccatcaGGGATCCGCTGTGTGGCTTACAATAACCAGTCAAACAGATTGGCTGTTTCAAGAACAGATGGCACTGTGGAAATATATAACTTGTCAGCAAACTACTTTCAGGAGAAA TTTTTCCCAGGTCATGAGTCTCGAGCTACGGAAGCTTTGTGTTGGGCAAAAGGACAGCGACTCTTTAGTGCTGGACTCAACGGAGAGATTATCGAGTATGATTTGCAGGCCTTAAACATCAAGTATTCTATGGATGCCTTCGGAGGACCCATTTGGAgcatggctgccagccccagTGGCTCTCAACTTTTG GTTGGTTGTGAAGATGGATCTGTGAAACTATTTCAAATCAACCCAGACAAAATCCAGTTTGAAAGAAATTTTGATCGGCAGAAAA GTCGCATCCTGAGTCTCAGCTGGCATCCCTCTGGTACCCACATTGCAGCTGGCTCCATAGACTGCATTAGTGTGTTTGATGTCAAATCAG ggAGCGCTATTCATAAGATGCTCGTGGATAGGCAGTATATGGGTGTGTCTAAGCGGAAGTGTATCATATGGGGTGTGGCCTTCTTGTCCGATGGCACTGTCATCAGTGTGGACTCTGCTGGGAAGGTGCAGTTCTGGGACTCAGCTACTGGGACACTTGTGAAGACCCATCTCGTTGCAAACGCTGATGTGCAGTCCATTGCTGTCTCTGAT CAAGAAGACAGTTTCGTGGTGGGCACAGCCGAGGGGACAGTATTCCATTTTCAGCTGGTCTCTGTGACTTCCAACAGCAGCGAGAAGCAGTGGGTGCGGACAAAGCCATTCCAGCATCACACTCACGACGTGCGAACCGTGGCCCACAGCCCGACAGCACTGATATCTGGAG gCACTGACACCCACTTAGTCATTCGTCCTCTCATGGAGAAAGTGGAGGTAAAGAATTATGATGCTGCTCTCCGAAAAATCACTTTTCCCCAT CGACGTCTCATTTCCTGTTCAAAAAAGAGACAGCTTCTCCTCTTCCAGTTTTCTCATCACTTGGATCTTTGGCGACTTGGATCTACAGTTGCAACAG GAAAACATGGGGatacccttccactctctaaagatGCAGATCATTTACTGCACCTCAAAACAAAG GTTTCCAAAATGCCAGCGTTCCTTCGCTCTGCTGTTCAGATTTTGTTTTCTGAAGATTCAACAAAGCTCTTTGTGGCTTCAAATCAAGGGTCTCTGCATATCATTCGGCTGTTGGAAGGAAGCTTCAAGCACCTGCATACTTTTCAGGCTCAGTCAG GGACAGTGGAATCCATGTGTCTTTTGGCAGTCAGTCCAGATGGGAATTGGTTAGCTGCATCTGGCACCAGTGCTGGAGTCCATGTGTACAATGTGAAACGTCTAAAG CTTCACTGCACGGTTCCTGCTTACAATTTCCCTGTGACTGCTCTGGCCATAGCCCCCAAAACCAACAACCTGGTCATCGCTCATTCTGACCAGCAG ATATTTGAATATAGCATCCCAGACAAACAGTATACAGAGTGGAGCCGGACCATCCAGAAGCAGGGGTTTCATTACCTTTGGCTCCAAAGGGATACGCCCATCACACACATCAGTTTTCATCCCAAGAGACCAATGCACATTCTTCTCCACGATGCCTACATGTTCTGCATCATCGACAAGTCGTTG CCTCTTCCAAATGACAAAACCTTGCTGTACAATCCACTTCCTCCCACAAATGAATCAGATGTCATCAGGAGGCGCACAGCCCATGCCTTTAAAATTTCTAAGAGATATAAG CCTCTACTATTCATGGATCTTTTGGATGAAAGAACACTGGTGGCAGTAGAAAGGCCCCTGGATGACATCATCGCTCAACTCCCACCACCcatcaaaaagaagaaatttggGACCTAA
- the UTP4 gene encoding U3 small nucleolar RNA-associated protein 4 homolog isoform X3 — MGEFKVHRVRFFNYVPSGIRCVAYNNQSNRLAVSRTDGTVEIYNLSANYFQEKFFPGHESRATEALCWAKGQRLFSAGLNGEIIEYDLQALNIKYSMDAFGGPIWSMAASPSGSQLLVGCEDGSVKLFQINPDKIQFERNFDRQKSRILSLSWHPSGTHIAAGSIDCISVFDVKSGSAIHKMLVDRQYMGVSKRKCIIWGVAFLSDGTVISVDSAGKVQFWDSATGTLVKTHLVANADVQSIAVSDQEDSFVVGTAEGTVFHFQLVSVTSNSSEKQWVRTKPFQHHTHDVRTVAHSPTALISGGTDTHLVIRPLMEKVEVKNYDAALRKITFPHRRLISCSKKRQLLLFQFSHHLDLWRLGSTVATGKTSGKFLVPGKHGDTLPLSKDADHLLHLKTKGPENIICSCVSPCGSWIAYSTASRFFLCRLNYEHNNISLHRVSKMPAFLRSAVQILFSEDSTKLFVASNQGSLHIIRLLEGSFKHLHTFQAQSGTVESMCLLAVSPDGNWLAASGTSAGVHVYNVKRLKLHCTVPAYNFPVTALAIAPKTNNLVIAHSDQQIFEYSIPDKQYTEWSRTIQKQGFHYLWLQRDTPITHISFHPKRPMHILLHDAYMFCIIDKSLPLPNDKTLLYNPLPPTNESDVIRRRTAHAFKISKRYKPLLFMDLLDERTLVAVERPLDDIIAQLPPPIKKKKFGT; from the exons ATGGGTGAATTTAAAGTCCATCGAGTTCgtttctttaattatgttccatcaGGGATCCGCTGTGTGGCTTACAATAACCAGTCAAACAGATTGGCTGTTTCAAGAACAGATGGCACTGTGGAAATATATAACTTGTCAGCAAACTACTTTCAGGAGAAA TTTTTCCCAGGTCATGAGTCTCGAGCTACGGAAGCTTTGTGTTGGGCAAAAGGACAGCGACTCTTTAGTGCTGGACTCAACGGAGAGATTATCGAGTATGATTTGCAGGCCTTAAACATCAAGTATTCTATGGATGCCTTCGGAGGACCCATTTGGAgcatggctgccagccccagTGGCTCTCAACTTTTG GTTGGTTGTGAAGATGGATCTGTGAAACTATTTCAAATCAACCCAGACAAAATCCAGTTTGAAAGAAATTTTGATCGGCAGAAAA GTCGCATCCTGAGTCTCAGCTGGCATCCCTCTGGTACCCACATTGCAGCTGGCTCCATAGACTGCATTAGTGTGTTTGATGTCAAATCAG ggAGCGCTATTCATAAGATGCTCGTGGATAGGCAGTATATGGGTGTGTCTAAGCGGAAGTGTATCATATGGGGTGTGGCCTTCTTGTCCGATGGCACTGTCATCAGTGTGGACTCTGCTGGGAAGGTGCAGTTCTGGGACTCAGCTACTGGGACACTTGTGAAGACCCATCTCGTTGCAAACGCTGATGTGCAGTCCATTGCTGTCTCTGAT CAAGAAGACAGTTTCGTGGTGGGCACAGCCGAGGGGACAGTATTCCATTTTCAGCTGGTCTCTGTGACTTCCAACAGCAGCGAGAAGCAGTGGGTGCGGACAAAGCCATTCCAGCATCACACTCACGACGTGCGAACCGTGGCCCACAGCCCGACAGCACTGATATCTGGAG gCACTGACACCCACTTAGTCATTCGTCCTCTCATGGAGAAAGTGGAGGTAAAGAATTATGATGCTGCTCTCCGAAAAATCACTTTTCCCCAT CGACGTCTCATTTCCTGTTCAAAAAAGAGACAGCTTCTCCTCTTCCAGTTTTCTCATCACTTGGATCTTTGGCGACTTGGATCTACAGTTGCAACAG GAAAAACCTCAGGGAAATTTCTTGTTCCAGGAAAACATGGGGatacccttccactctctaaagatGCAGATCATTTACTGCACCTCAAAACAAAG GGTCCCGAGAACATTATTTGCAGCTGTGTATCCCCATGTGGAAGTTGGATAGCATATTCCACAGCTTCTCGGTTTTTTCTCTGTCGGTTGAATTATGAACACAACAACATAAGCCTCCACAGG GTTTCCAAAATGCCAGCGTTCCTTCGCTCTGCTGTTCAGATTTTGTTTTCTGAAGATTCAACAAAGCTCTTTGTGGCTTCAAATCAAGGGTCTCTGCATATCATTCGGCTGTTGGAAGGAAGCTTCAAGCACCTGCATACTTTTCAGGCTCAGTCAG GGACAGTGGAATCCATGTGTCTTTTGGCAGTCAGTCCAGATGGGAATTGGTTAGCTGCATCTGGCACCAGTGCTGGAGTCCATGTGTACAATGTGAAACGTCTAAAG CTTCACTGCACGGTTCCTGCTTACAATTTCCCTGTGACTGCTCTGGCCATAGCCCCCAAAACCAACAACCTGGTCATCGCTCATTCTGACCAGCAG ATATTTGAATATAGCATCCCAGACAAACAGTATACAGAGTGGAGCCGGACCATCCAGAAGCAGGGGTTTCATTACCTTTGGCTCCAAAGGGATACGCCCATCACACACATCAGTTTTCATCCCAAGAGACCAATGCACATTCTTCTCCACGATGCCTACATGTTCTGCATCATCGACAAGTCGTTG CCTCTTCCAAATGACAAAACCTTGCTGTACAATCCACTTCCTCCCACAAATGAATCAGATGTCATCAGGAGGCGCACAGCCCATGCCTTTAAAATTTCTAAGAGATATAAG CCTCTACTATTCATGGATCTTTTGGATGAAAGAACACTGGTGGCAGTAGAAAGGCCCCTGGATGACATCATCGCTCAACTCCCACCACCcatcaaaaagaagaaatttggGACCTAA